A portion of the Polaribacter cellanae genome contains these proteins:
- a CDS encoding TonB-dependent receptor domain-containing protein, translating into MNYLKKLILIEYSSNFKNYYLTFVFFLFSVALCAQKGTVTGTVLDKETKQTIPYANIILKVADKIISGGITDDYGKFKVSKIELKTYNLQIQFIGFKPISKTITFNKNQTKIDLGNILLEEDAVSLNEIAITSERSTIVQKVDRKVISIGKDLTTVGASASDIMTNIPSVTINQDGDISLRGNENVRILIDGKPTNLSARELLQQIPATSLKTIELITNPSAKYNPEGMSGIINFILKKDANLGFNGSFNSGFTYGERARYNNAINLNYRKGKLNFYGNYGNRLGKSLAFGNITRTIERVSQTTNNVNDNTSHLVKLGFDYFINNKNTFSFYTNRNFAKNKINGNRDILFFDNSSNNFNQIDITNTNNTNASYNFDFKHNFEKEKHSVELEVDYNTLDSDNNYDFIFSGNKPSADYVESITNKKTNTTINLDYTKPLLANTTLELGVETRLRNTDNIYQTGNPNFNNATFSYDREIYSFYATFSQFWNKWQYNIGLRLEDYNVNAQFFENGKTPFFFTDKLFNVFPSGFLKYTPSKTSKNAYQFSFSRRIDRPSLNQINPIRQLNTPQIVITGNPSLVPQFTNSIELNYIRKINKGNVSFGSFYRQISNEINRRGFFDADNPNLLIIDYDNFNNNNAYGLELSASYKPLNWWTINSSFDVYSRAQKGVIENENVSVNNTLLNAKINQSFKATKNLTFQLFALYTGKQKVLQYELKENYFVNAGARYNFAKGKGTLSINFNDIFKTQRFAFEAYRTIIQTGEFRRDSRSVFVGLSYLFGGNNKNVKRKKRDRNEKADKFL; encoded by the coding sequence TTAATCCTAATCGAGTATTCATCTAATTTTAAGAATTACTACTTAACGTTTGTTTTTTTTCTGTTTTCAGTTGCACTTTGTGCTCAAAAAGGAACAGTTACAGGAACCGTTTTAGACAAAGAAACGAAACAAACAATACCTTATGCAAACATTATTTTAAAGGTTGCAGACAAAATAATTTCTGGAGGAATTACGGATGATTATGGAAAATTTAAAGTTTCGAAAATTGAATTAAAAACGTATAATTTACAGATTCAATTTATAGGATTTAAACCCATTTCTAAAACAATTACGTTTAATAAAAACCAAACCAAGATAGATTTAGGGAACATTTTACTTGAAGAAGATGCTGTTTCATTAAATGAGATTGCAATTACTTCGGAACGCTCTACAATTGTACAAAAAGTAGATCGAAAAGTAATAAGCATTGGTAAAGATTTAACCACAGTTGGTGCATCTGCTAGTGATATTATGACAAATATACCCTCTGTAACTATAAATCAAGATGGCGATATTTCTTTACGAGGAAATGAAAATGTTCGTATTTTAATTGATGGAAAACCCACCAATTTAAGTGCCAGGGAATTACTGCAGCAAATACCTGCTACTTCTTTAAAAACGATTGAGTTAATTACAAATCCATCTGCCAAATACAATCCAGAAGGTATGAGTGGTATTATTAATTTTATTCTTAAAAAAGATGCAAATTTAGGTTTTAATGGTTCTTTTAATTCTGGCTTTACTTATGGAGAAAGAGCTAGATACAATAATGCTATTAATCTAAATTATAGAAAAGGAAAACTAAATTTTTATGGTAATTATGGTAACAGACTGGGTAAAAGTCTTGCTTTTGGAAACATTACCAGAACCATAGAACGAGTTTCGCAAACTACTAACAATGTTAATGATAATACTTCTCATTTAGTAAAACTTGGGTTTGATTATTTTATCAATAATAAAAATACATTCTCTTTTTATACCAATCGAAATTTTGCAAAAAATAAAATTAATGGAAACAGAGATATTCTTTTTTTTGATAATTCTTCCAATAATTTTAATCAAATTGATATTACAAACACAAACAATACAAATGCAAGTTATAATTTTGATTTTAAACATAATTTCGAAAAAGAAAAGCATAGCGTAGAATTAGAAGTTGATTACAATACTTTAGATAGCGATAACAATTACGATTTTATTTTTTCTGGCAACAAGCCTTCTGCAGATTATGTAGAGTCGATTACCAACAAAAAAACAAATACAACTATTAATTTAGATTATACAAAGCCACTTTTAGCCAATACAACTTTAGAACTAGGTGTAGAAACAAGGTTAAGAAATACAGATAATATTTACCAAACAGGAAACCCAAACTTTAATAATGCTACCTTTTCTTACGATAGAGAAATTTACTCTTTTTATGCAACTTTTAGTCAGTTTTGGAACAAATGGCAATACAATATTGGTTTGCGTTTAGAAGATTATAATGTAAATGCACAATTTTTTGAAAATGGAAAAACGCCTTTTTTCTTTACAGATAAACTGTTTAATGTTTTCCCATCAGGTTTTTTAAAATATACACCTAGTAAAACTAGTAAAAATGCGTATCAATTTAGTTTTAGTAGAAGAATAGATAGACCTTCGTTAAACCAAATAAACCCAATTAGGCAATTAAATACACCCCAAATTGTTATTACAGGCAACCCAAGTTTAGTTCCACAATTTACCAATTCTATTGAGCTAAATTACATCAGAAAAATTAACAAAGGAAATGTTTCTTTTGGTAGTTTTTACAGACAAATTTCAAATGAAATTAATAGAAGAGGTTTTTTTGATGCTGATAATCCTAATTTATTAATTATAGATTACGATAATTTTAATAACAATAATGCTTACGGATTAGAACTTTCTGCTTCTTATAAACCGTTAAATTGGTGGACAATTAATAGTAGTTTTGATGTGTATTCTAGAGCACAAAAAGGGGTAATAGAAAACGAAAATGTTTCTGTAAATAACACGTTATTAAATGCAAAAATAAACCAAAGCTTTAAAGCTACTAAAAACCTAACTTTTCAATTATTTGCATTATATACAGGTAAACAAAAAGTATTACAATATGAGCTTAAAGAAAACTACTTTGTAAATGCAGGAGCTAGATATAATTTTGCAAAAGGTAAAGGAACATTAAGCATTAATTTTAACGATATTTTTAAAACACAACGTTTTGCTTTTGAAGCTTATAGAACGATTATACAAACTGGAGAGTTTAGAAGAGATTCAAGATCTGTTTTTGTAGGTCTTTCCTATTTATTTGGCGGAAATAATAAAAATGTAAAACGCAAAAAAAGAGATAGAAACGAAAAAGCAGATAAGTTTTTATAG
- a CDS encoding exopolysaccharide transport family protein: MSNQLKDTANQPNIDVKDYLYKVLAYWKLFLVTIVIGLIIAKFMNGYMQKIYSLNTVISVKEENNPLFSTGTNIAFNWGGASDELETVKVTLTSRTHNEIVVKRLQFYVEYLKEGRFRLADVYGYTPFKVALNVKKPQLYGKLISLEITGENTYKISTEFNESGNNKIITYNSNTIENYSTNSSYYSEEFNVKDSIKTNFLNFKIDKIGTFTIGEKYFIRFGNFDGTVKANKGISVNTVTKAASLLVLQKEGTNKNRIVDYLNTTVQVLDSIKQVQKIEYAVKTEAYIDTLFKEETIKLKEIEENLGNYRESNNIFDLSTEGSSFYEETIQLERDRKELQNYNDYLVGLRTYLRSNNSFNKDKLVPATIVLQDPKIVDLINKYVAKSAFREQMRKSVKDIHPEVKKITSELNIIKNNLLENISSLLRLNSNKLRKINVNLASYKSKLKRLPRKEQGLITFQRDYELSEANYNYLKQKKYEAGTAIAANVSDVKIVDTAKDLGEGPLYPKPSFNYMVALMLGIVFPLLYIIVRELLDSKIHTAEEIQNNYAIPVLGVVGRNSTKNNLAVFERPKSSVSESFRALRSNIQFLFKNTDQNKSKTLILTSSVSGEGKTMISINMATVFALSGKKTILVGLDLRKPKIYDDFDLSNDVGIVNYLINQKTLDEVKIATKIPNLDVILSGPIPPNPSELLLNDAADKMFTQLKKDYDYVIIDTPPVGLVSDALELFKYSDAVIYVIRQNYTEKGMMKMIDDKYKNKEVTNISYVLNDFSIKSKYGYGYGYGYGYGYGYGYGKYGYGYHENEVKEGFFSKLMNIFKLKK; the protein is encoded by the coding sequence ATGAGCAACCAATTAAAAGATACAGCTAACCAACCTAATATAGATGTTAAAGATTATTTATATAAAGTATTGGCATATTGGAAGTTATTCTTAGTAACCATAGTTATTGGTTTAATTATCGCCAAATTTATGAATGGTTATATGCAAAAAATTTACAGTTTAAATACTGTAATTTCTGTAAAAGAAGAAAACAACCCACTATTTTCTACAGGAACCAATATTGCGTTTAATTGGGGTGGAGCAAGTGACGAATTAGAAACAGTTAAAGTTACTTTAACTTCTAGAACGCACAACGAAATTGTTGTAAAAAGGTTGCAATTTTATGTAGAGTATTTAAAAGAAGGTCGTTTTCGATTGGCAGATGTTTATGGTTATACACCTTTTAAAGTAGCTTTAAATGTTAAAAAACCACAATTATATGGAAAGCTTATATCGCTTGAAATTACAGGAGAAAATACCTACAAAATTTCTACAGAATTTAATGAGTCTGGCAATAATAAAATAATAACTTATAATTCGAATACCATAGAGAATTACAGTACCAACTCTTCATACTATTCAGAAGAATTTAATGTAAAAGACTCTATTAAGACTAATTTCTTAAATTTTAAAATAGATAAGATTGGTACTTTTACAATTGGAGAAAAATATTTTATACGATTTGGTAATTTCGATGGAACTGTAAAAGCAAATAAGGGTATTTCTGTAAATACTGTAACCAAAGCAGCTTCGCTATTAGTTTTGCAGAAAGAAGGAACAAATAAAAATAGAATTGTAGATTATTTAAATACAACAGTACAAGTTTTAGACTCTATTAAGCAAGTTCAAAAAATAGAATATGCTGTTAAGACAGAAGCTTATATAGATACACTTTTTAAAGAAGAAACTATAAAATTAAAAGAGATTGAAGAAAATCTTGGAAATTATAGAGAGTCTAACAACATTTTCGACTTGTCAACAGAAGGATCTTCTTTTTATGAGGAAACGATTCAATTAGAAAGAGATAGAAAAGAATTACAAAATTATAACGATTACTTAGTAGGCTTAAGAACTTATCTAAGAAGTAATAATTCTTTTAATAAAGATAAGTTGGTACCAGCTACAATAGTGCTACAAGACCCTAAAATAGTAGATTTAATTAATAAATATGTAGCGAAATCTGCTTTTAGAGAACAGATGAGAAAATCAGTTAAAGATATTCATCCAGAAGTTAAAAAAATAACAAGTGAACTAAACATTATTAAAAATAATCTATTAGAAAATATATCTTCTCTTTTAAGGCTAAATTCCAATAAGCTTCGTAAAATAAATGTAAATTTAGCTTCTTATAAATCTAAATTAAAAAGGCTTCCAAGAAAAGAACAAGGCTTAATTACTTTCCAAAGAGATTACGAATTATCGGAAGCAAATTATAATTATTTAAAACAGAAAAAATACGAAGCAGGAACAGCAATTGCCGCAAATGTTTCTGATGTTAAAATTGTAGATACTGCAAAAGATTTAGGAGAAGGACCTTTATACCCAAAACCAAGTTTTAATTACATGGTGGCTTTAATGCTAGGGATTGTTTTTCCATTGCTTTATATAATAGTTAGAGAGCTGTTAGACAGTAAAATACATACTGCAGAAGAAATTCAGAATAACTATGCAATTCCTGTTTTAGGTGTTGTGGGTAGAAATTCTACGAAGAATAATTTGGCGGTTTTCGAAAGACCAAAATCTTCGGTTTCAGAATCTTTTAGAGCATTAAGATCCAACATTCAGTTTTTATTTAAAAACACAGATCAAAACAAGTCAAAAACTTTAATATTAACATCTTCTGTAAGTGGAGAAGGAAAAACAATGATTTCCATAAACATGGCAACTGTTTTTGCATTAAGTGGAAAGAAAACAATATTAGTTGGTTTGGATTTACGTAAACCAAAAATTTATGATGATTTCGATTTATCGAATGACGTAGGTATTGTAAATTATTTAATTAATCAAAAAACGTTAGACGAAGTAAAAATAGCAACAAAAATCCCGAATTTAGATGTTATCCTATCAGGACCAATACCACCAAATCCATCAGAATTATTACTAAATGATGCTGCAGACAAAATGTTTACTCAGTTAAAAAAAGATTACGATTACGTAATTATAGACACGCCTCCAGTAGGTTTAGTATCAGATGCTTTGGAATTGTTTAAATATTCGGATGCTGTAATTTATGTAATTCGTCAGAATTATACCGAAAAAGGAATGATGAAAATGATTGACGATAAGTACAAAAACAAAGAAGTAACCAACATTAGTTACGTATTAAACGACTTTTCCATTAAAAGTAAATATGGCTATGGCTATGGCTATGGTTATGGTTACGGATATGGGTATGGCTATGGAAAATATGGCTATGGTTATCACGAAAATGAAGTTAAAGAAGGTTTCTTTTCTAAATTGATGAATATTTTTAAATTAAAGAAATAA
- a CDS encoding polysaccharide biosynthesis/export family protein encodes MKYYITIPLLIIFFSSCVSNKDLRYLQGQPKANTEIKRINDIPYKLRIDDMVNIIIKSNNQELVSVFKKTENISSNTVNSNQSFSGNANYYSDYSVDNYGNIRVPTLGNVNVLGYTVEEVQQKIEDKLKDFVKEGENVFVAVKLAGIKYTIFGEIENPGTKIIYQNRVSILDAIANSGDITDVGNRKAVEIVRQTMAGTKKYTIDLTNIDAFNSEVFYIKPNDYINVLPLKQKSWGTGTTGLQSLTTVVTVLSLITSTIILARNL; translated from the coding sequence ATGAAATACTACATTACAATTCCTTTACTAATTATTTTTTTTAGCTCTTGTGTGTCAAATAAAGACTTAAGGTATTTACAAGGTCAACCAAAAGCGAATACAGAAATTAAGAGAATTAACGATATCCCTTATAAGTTACGGATAGACGATATGGTTAATATTATTATAAAATCTAACAACCAAGAATTGGTTTCTGTTTTCAAAAAAACTGAAAACATTAGTTCAAATACAGTAAATTCAAATCAAAGTTTTTCTGGTAATGCTAATTATTATTCGGATTATAGTGTAGATAACTATGGAAATATTCGTGTACCTACTTTAGGAAATGTTAATGTTTTAGGTTATACAGTAGAGGAAGTGCAACAAAAGATAGAAGATAAGTTAAAGGATTTTGTAAAAGAAGGAGAAAATGTTTTTGTAGCTGTAAAATTAGCAGGAATAAAATATACAATATTTGGAGAAATAGAAAATCCAGGTACAAAAATTATTTATCAAAATAGAGTTTCTATTTTAGATGCAATTGCCAATTCTGGTGATATTACAGATGTTGGAAACAGAAAAGCAGTTGAAATAGTAAGACAAACTATGGCTGGAACAAAAAAATATACAATAGATTTAACAAATATAGATGCTTTTAATTCGGAAGTTTTTTACATAAAACCAAACGATTATATAAACGTGCTTCCTTTAAAACAGAAATCTTGGGGAACAGGAACTACAGGTTTACAGAGTTTAACTACTGTTGTTACTGTACTTTCTTTAATAACATCGACCATTATATTGGCTAGAAATTTATAA
- a CDS encoding O-methyltransferase, which translates to MSNIAIKYFIFLLKSTNQHGVHSPFVYNLVTKCFYKKTNNNLWNYFLTIKKHLLDNKKNIKVTDFGSGSRIFKTNEREVAKIAKIAGISNTKAKLLIKVINYFKPENCLEIGTSIGLATSAIKIGNENTKITTLEGCPETSKVANELLINNFKNINLITGNFNKTLPEIVKNNKYDFIYFDGNHTKQSTLNYFRTCLKTIHNNSIWIFDDIYWSQEMQEAWTEIKNHPSVTVTVDIFHWGIVFFRKEQEKEHFKIRT; encoded by the coding sequence ATGTCTAATATAGCAATAAAATATTTTATTTTTTTATTAAAATCTACCAATCAACATGGGGTACATTCGCCTTTTGTGTATAATTTGGTTACCAAATGTTTTTACAAAAAAACGAATAATAACCTATGGAACTATTTTCTTACCATAAAAAAACACCTACTAGACAACAAAAAAAACATAAAAGTCACCGATTTTGGTTCTGGATCTCGAATTTTTAAAACAAACGAACGTGAAGTTGCTAAAATTGCGAAAATTGCAGGAATTTCTAACACAAAAGCAAAACTATTAATTAAAGTTATAAATTATTTTAAACCAGAAAACTGTTTAGAAATTGGTACTTCCATAGGTTTGGCAACATCTGCCATAAAAATTGGGAATGAGAATACAAAAATAACCACCTTAGAAGGCTGCCCAGAAACGAGTAAAGTTGCCAATGAACTACTAATAAATAACTTCAAAAACATAAACCTTATCACAGGAAATTTTAATAAAACACTTCCTGAAATTGTAAAAAATAACAAATACGATTTTATTTATTTTGATGGAAATCATACCAAACAATCAACATTAAATTATTTTAGAACTTGCTTAAAAACTATCCATAACAACTCTATTTGGATTTTTGATGATATTTATTGGAGCCAAGAAATGCAAGAAGCTTGGACAGAAATTAAAAACCACCCTTCTGTAACAGTTACTGTAGATATTTTTCATTGGGGAATTGTTTTCTTCCGAAAAGAACAAGAAAAAGAACATTTTAAAATAAGAACTTGA
- a CDS encoding cob(I)yrinic acid a,c-diamide adenosyltransferase: MKIYTKTGDTGTTALFGGARVKKYNLRIDSYGTVDELNAYIGLIKDQEINADVKESLLKIQNELFTLGAMLATPPEKETLKNGKERLNIPKIDEDAILFLENEIDKMDAKLPQMTHFILPGGHQAVSFCHVARCVCRRAERLSVELNDEETINNDILKYLNRLSDYLFVLARKLSKDLQVEEIKWIPTKN; the protein is encoded by the coding sequence ATGAAAATATACACAAAAACTGGTGATACAGGAACTACTGCCCTCTTTGGAGGAGCCAGAGTAAAAAAATACAATTTACGCATCGATTCTTATGGAACTGTAGACGAATTAAACGCTTATATAGGTTTAATAAAAGACCAAGAAATAAATGCTGATGTTAAAGAATCTCTTTTAAAAATACAAAACGAATTGTTTACTTTAGGTGCAATGTTGGCAACTCCACCTGAAAAAGAAACTCTAAAAAATGGTAAAGAGCGTTTAAATATTCCTAAAATAGATGAAGATGCTATCTTATTTTTAGAAAATGAAATCGATAAAATGGATGCAAAATTACCGCAAATGACTCATTTTATTTTACCTGGAGGCCATCAAGCAGTGTCATTCTGTCACGTAGCAAGATGCGTTTGTAGACGCGCAGAACGTCTTTCTGTAGAGCTAAATGACGAAGAAACAATTAATAATGACATCCTAAAATACTTAAACCGACTTTCTGACTACCTTTTTGTGCTGGCACGAAAATTGTCTAAAGACTTACAAGTAGAAGAAATCAAATGGATACCTACTAAAAACTAA
- a CDS encoding DUF2795 domain-containing protein, with amino-acid sequence MYWTLELASYLADAPWPATKDELIDYAIRTGAPLEVVENLQDIEDEGDSYDSIIEIWPDYPTEDDYLWNEDEY; translated from the coding sequence ATGTATTGGACATTAGAATTAGCATCTTATTTAGCAGATGCACCTTGGCCAGCAACCAAAGACGAATTAATAGATTACGCTATTAGAACTGGAGCTCCTTTAGAAGTCGTAGAAAATCTACAAGATATAGAAGACGAAGGCGATTCTTACGATTCGATTATAGAAATCTGGCCAGATTATCCCACTGAAGATGATTATCTTTGGAATGAAGATGAATATTAA
- the secA gene encoding preprotein translocase subunit SecA, protein MSILNSVIKLFVGDKQEKDLKSLQPIVENVRKFEAEFSKLSNDQLRAKTIEFKGRIQEATKPFNNKIAVLEEEAKTADIDRQEDIYTEIDALKDEAYKVSEETLNTIMPEAFAVVKETAKRFVENKEIEVTATPYDRELSGERDHIELDGDKAFWANSWDAAGKPVTWDMIHYDVQLIGGSVLHQGKIAEMMTGEGKTLVSTLPVYLNALTGNGVHLVTVNDYLAKRDKAWMGPIFEFHGFTTDCIDYHQPNSDARRKAYNADITYGTNNEFGFDYLRDNMASSKDDLVQRPPNYAIIDEVDSVLIDDARTPLIISGPVPQGDRHEFTELKPLVADIVSLQRQHLVGVLAEAKKLIADGDTKEGGFQLLRVYRGLPKNKALIKFLSQEGIKQILQKTENYYMQDNNKLMPEVDQDLYFVVEEKNNQIDLTDKGIAHLSEKTQNDSFFVLPDIGVKIGEIDNADISKEEKAKQKDELYKDFSIKSERIHTMNQLLKAYTVFEKDVEYVVMDNKVMIVDEQTGRIMDGRRYSDGLHQAIEAKENVKIEDATQTFATVTLQNYFRMYRKLSGMTGTAITEAGELWEIYKLDVVEIPTNKPIQRDDKQDLVYKTAREKYNAVIDDIVKLVEEKRPVLVGTTSVEISELLGRMLQMRKIPHNILNAKLHKREADVVAEAGKPGVVTIATNMAGRGTDIKLSPEVKEAGGLAIIGTERHDSRRVDRQLRGRAGRQGDVGSSQFYVALDDNLMRLFGSDRIAKMMDKMGLKEGEVIQHSMITKSIERAQKKVEENNFGIRKRLLEYDDIMNSQREFVYKRRRNALDGKRLQVDIANMIYDTCESIVNSNKAIKDYQNFEFELIKFSSMTSPFSEEEFDKMSEKELTDKLYDIVTEHYKNKIERNAVLAFPVIKDVYENEGDRYERIVVPFTDGTKSLQVVTNLKEAYESEGKSLVTDFEKNITLAIIDENWKEHLRKMDELKHSVQNASYEQKDPLLIYKFEAFELFKQTVDEINKEVLSFLFKGELPAQDRSQISEARQQKRQRLNTSKADVQNSTEQAISNSRQQSSEPVETIVREQPKIGRNERVTIKNVMSGEEKEVKFKQAIPLIEKGEWVLINK, encoded by the coding sequence ATGAGCATTTTAAACTCCGTAATTAAACTTTTTGTTGGAGACAAACAAGAAAAAGATTTAAAATCTTTACAACCAATTGTAGAAAACGTTAGAAAATTCGAAGCAGAATTTTCTAAATTATCTAACGACCAATTAAGGGCAAAAACAATTGAATTTAAAGGCAGGATTCAAGAAGCTACAAAACCATTTAACAACAAAATTGCTGTATTAGAAGAAGAAGCTAAAACTGCAGATATAGACAGGCAAGAAGACATTTATACAGAAATAGATGCTTTAAAAGACGAAGCTTACAAAGTTTCCGAAGAAACATTAAATACAATTATGCCAGAAGCTTTTGCAGTTGTAAAAGAAACAGCGAAACGTTTTGTGGAAAACAAAGAAATTGAAGTTACTGCAACTCCTTATGACAGAGAATTGTCTGGCGAGAGAGATCATATCGAATTAGATGGCGACAAAGCTTTTTGGGCAAATTCTTGGGATGCTGCTGGAAAACCAGTTACTTGGGACATGATTCATTACGATGTACAATTAATTGGTGGTTCTGTTTTACATCAAGGGAAAATTGCAGAAATGATGACTGGAGAAGGAAAAACTTTGGTTTCTACTTTACCAGTTTATTTAAATGCTTTAACAGGAAATGGTGTGCATTTGGTTACTGTAAATGATTATTTAGCAAAACGTGATAAAGCGTGGATGGGACCAATTTTTGAATTTCATGGTTTTACGACAGATTGTATCGATTACCATCAACCAAATTCAGATGCACGTAGAAAAGCTTACAATGCAGACATTACCTATGGAACAAATAACGAATTTGGTTTCGATTATTTGCGTGATAACATGGCGAGTTCTAAGGACGATTTAGTACAAAGACCACCAAATTATGCAATTATAGATGAAGTTGATTCTGTTTTAATTGATGATGCAAGAACACCTTTAATTATTTCTGGTCCAGTTCCACAAGGAGACAGACACGAATTTACCGAATTAAAACCTTTAGTTGCAGATATCGTTTCTTTACAAAGACAACATTTAGTAGGTGTTTTAGCGGAAGCTAAAAAATTAATTGCAGATGGAGATACCAAAGAAGGTGGTTTCCAACTATTAAGAGTTTACAGAGGTTTACCTAAAAATAAAGCGTTAATTAAGTTTTTGTCTCAAGAAGGCATCAAACAAATTCTTCAAAAAACAGAGAATTATTACATGCAAGACAACAATAAATTAATGCCAGAAGTGGATCAAGATTTATACTTTGTTGTTGAAGAAAAAAATAACCAAATTGATTTAACCGATAAAGGAATCGCACATTTATCAGAAAAAACACAAAACGACAGTTTCTTTGTTTTGCCAGATATTGGTGTAAAAATTGGCGAAATTGATAACGCAGATATTTCAAAAGAAGAAAAAGCAAAACAAAAAGACGAGTTATACAAAGACTTTAGCATAAAAAGCGAACGTATTCATACGATGAATCAGCTTTTAAAAGCCTACACAGTGTTCGAAAAAGATGTAGAATATGTGGTTATGGACAATAAAGTAATGATTGTTGATGAGCAGACTGGACGTATTATGGATGGTCGTCGTTATTCAGACGGATTACACCAAGCTATTGAAGCCAAAGAAAATGTAAAAATTGAAGATGCTACACAAACCTTTGCAACAGTTACACTTCAAAATTACTTTAGAATGTATCGCAAACTGTCTGGAATGACAGGAACTGCGATTACAGAAGCTGGTGAATTATGGGAAATTTACAAATTAGATGTTGTAGAAATTCCTACAAATAAACCAATTCAAAGAGACGATAAACAAGATTTGGTTTATAAAACTGCTCGTGAAAAATACAATGCAGTAATCGACGATATTGTAAAATTAGTCGAAGAAAAAAGACCAGTTTTAGTAGGAACAACTTCTGTAGAAATATCGGAATTATTAGGTAGAATGTTACAAATGCGTAAGATTCCTCATAATATATTAAACGCAAAATTACACAAACGAGAAGCAGATGTAGTTGCAGAAGCTGGTAAACCAGGAGTAGTTACAATCGCAACAAACATGGCAGGTCGTGGAACCGATATTAAGCTTTCACCTGAAGTAAAAGAAGCTGGTGGTTTGGCAATTATTGGTACAGAAAGACACGATTCACGAAGAGTAGATAGGCAATTAAGAGGACGTGCAGGAAGACAAGGAGATGTTGGTTCTTCTCAATTTTATGTGGCTTTAGACGATAATTTAATGCGTCTTTTTGGTTCGGACAGAATTGCAAAAATGATGGATAAAATGGGCTTAAAAGAAGGCGAAGTAATTCAGCATTCTATGATTACCAAATCTATTGAAAGAGCACAAAAGAAAGTAGAAGAAAACAACTTTGGTATTCGTAAGCGTTTATTAGAATATGACGATATTATGAACTCGCAACGTGAGTTTGTTTACAAAAGAAGACGAAATGCTTTGGATGGAAAACGTTTGCAAGTAGATATTGCAAACATGATTTATGATACGTGTGAATCTATCGTAAACTCTAATAAAGCCATTAAAGATTATCAGAATTTCGAATTTGAATTGATTAAGTTTTCTTCGATGACTTCTCCTTTTTCTGAAGAAGAATTCGATAAAATGTCCGAAAAAGAACTTACAGACAAATTATACGACATTGTTACAGAACATTATAAAAACAAAATCGAAAGAAATGCGGTTTTAGCATTTCCTGTAATTAAAGATGTTTATGAAAATGAAGGAGATAGATACGAACGTATTGTAGTTCCTTTTACAGATGGAACAAAATCTTTACAAGTAGTTACCAATTTAAAAGAAGCGTATGAAAGTGAAGGAAAAAGTTTGGTTACAGATTTCGAGAAAAATATCACTTTAGCAATTATAGATGAAAATTGGAAAGAACATTTACGTAAAATGGACGAATTAAAACATTCCGTACAAAATGCATCTTACGAACAAAAAGACCCTTTATTAATCTATAAATTCGAAGCTTTTGAATTGTTTAAACAAACTGTAGACGAAATTAATAAAGAAGTATTGTCTTTCTTATTTAAAGGAGAATTACCTGCACAAGATAGGTCTCAAATTTCCGAAGCTCGTCAACAAAAAAGACAGCGTTTAAACACGAGTAAAGCAGATGTGCAAAATTCTACAGAACAAGCAATTTCTAATTCTCGTCAGCAATCTTCAGAACCTGTTGAAACCATTGTTAGAGAGCAACCAAAAATTGGTAGAAACGAACGAGTTACCATTAAAAATGTAATGAGTGGTGAAGAAAAAGAAGTTAAATTTAAACAAGCAATTCCTTTAATTGAAAAAGGAGAATGGGTTTTAATAAATAAATAA